The genomic DNA tacatacatacatacatacatacatacatacatatatacatacatatatatatacaaacatacatatatacatacatacatatatacatacatacatacatacatatacatatatatacatatgtatacatatatatacatatatatacatatgtatacatatatacatatgtatacatatatatacatatgtatacatatatacatatgtatacatatatatatacatacatatacatacatatatatacatacatatacatacatatatatacatatatacatatatatacatatatatatacatacatatatatacatatatatacatatatatacatatatatacatatatacatacatatatatacatatatatacatatatatacatatatatacatatatatacatacatatatatacatatatatacatatatacatatacatatatatacatacatatatatatacatatatatacatatatatacacatatatacacatatatatacacatatatacacatatatacacatatatatacatatatacatatatatacatatatacatatatatacatatatatacatatatacatatatatacatatatatacatatatatacatatatacatatacacacacatatatataaatatacacatacacatatacacgtacacatatacacatacacacacacacacacacacacacacacacacacacacacacacacacacacacacacacacacacacacacacacacacacgtatataaatatatatatacatatacatacatatatatacatatatatacatacatacatatatatatatatatatatatatatatatatatacacacacacacacatatatatatatacatatacacacacacacatatatatatatatatatacatatacatacacacacacacacatatacacacatatatatatatatacacacacacatataatatatatatatatatatatatatatacacatacacacacacatatatatatatacatatatatatatatacacacatatatatatacacacatatatatatacacacatatatatatatatatatacatatatatatacacatatatatacatatatatacacatatatatacacatatatacacacatatatatatatatatatatacatatatatacatatatatatacatatatatatatacatatatatatacatatatatatatatatatatatacacacacacacacacacacacacatatatatatatatatatatatatatatatactcaatgtattatatatatacataatacatatttattgtatatatatatatatatatatatatatatatatatatactcaatgtattatatatatacataatacatatatattgtatatatatatatatatatatatatatacaatgtattatatatatatatatatataaacacacatatacacacaatgtattatatttatatatacatagtattatatatatatatatacatacacaaagtattatatatatatatacatacacaaagtattatatatatatatatatatatatatatatatatatatgtatatacatacacaaagtcttatatatatatatacatacacaaagtcttatatatatatatatatatatatatatatatacatatatacatatatatacaatgtattatatatacacaatgtattatatatatacaatgtattatatatatatatagatacacacaatgtattatatatatatatatatatatatatatatatatatatatatatatacgcacacacacaatgtattatgtatatatgtacatacaatgtattatatacatatgtacatacaatgtattatatacatattatatacatattatatacatattatatacagtgGTTTCTCACACCCTTTATtgattatatgaaattataaattTGAATACCAAATGCAAATTTTCTATGTATATTAAATGTGAAATGTGTTAGACTCTCCTTTTCATCACAAATGCATTTTCAAAAATTCATTTCTGAAGGGGAGGTTGAAATCTTTTATTAAATCGCCATAAAAAGGTCAGAGGCGGGAATCtatattgttttatgtttattaagTTATCGCAGTTAAAGAACGGAATGGTTAGGGAGTAATTGATTGTTATAGACCGACAAAACTTTGATTTATATCCCTATCGATTTTCTTGACGTCGGGATTGGTAAGATTATTGAAACGATCGTTTTGGTACGATTGTTAAGATTAATTTCCCTAAGAAATGGTTTCATATGTAcagcattacaaaaaaaaaaaaatatatatatatatattatctctctctacgggggggggggggggggcttaagtgTAGGGGATCACtcctgccttggtcctcagccctcgcctcaattaATTTTGTGtggtcctttcttctcctcctttgaaTCGTTAATTCATTTTTAGCCCTTTTTGCCACGTTACTTTAtcatagtgccatatgacctttgatgtctagcatatttatttggtttaaccattaaccattccctaCGATTGTTTGACCCATCAAATTCATTCAAACAACGCAATGTAGGACAAAGAAAACCAATATACAACTATAGATTTTTACTTCCATTGAGTTTCGTatatgtgataaaaataatttataagttCGAAGTCCGCATTAGACGGTTAACATAGATGAATTGATCACATAAACATACGGTCTTCATGCAATTCCCCAGACCACGTGCAAGGAACGCACACTGGCCTTTGTCCTTTCTTGGAACAACCTGGCATATCAACAATATTGCCAGTCAGGGTGCAGGTGCGGCCGGCAAGCCACGGGGCACACGGGTATTCCTGCTTCTTCGTTGGCCTCGTCTTCTTTGGGTTCCTCTGACTTCGAAGCCTCCGCCTTACCCTTCGACGGTTTTTTAGAGGAGCGGCGGCGTCCCTGGacagatgacgtggttttccctGGGGGACTTGTGACCTTCCTTGCGATCGCTCCTTCGTCAGGTCTAGAACCGGCTACCGTCCCGGCCGAAGGCATCTGGGTGGTCAGAGCTGTGGTTTCAGGCTTCGGAACCGCTGCTAGGGGCCGGCGCAGGGGTGACTTCTGCCTGGGCATCCCTACCCAGTGGCCGGGAGGACGGCGGCTAGGGAAGGGGAGCGCCCCGGAGGTGCGGCTGCAGGTGACGCTGTCGTGGGTCATCACGTCCTCGCCCATCACGGGAAGCAGCTCCTCCTGAAATGAATTGTGGGATGGCTAGAATGTCTTCATCGATCCTCCGTGCTCTGCTAACTCCAGGTAACGCGTGCTCTGCTGTCGAAGGCACTTTCCGCAATAACGGTATGTACTCAGAAAAATCTGGAACTCGACGGATCTCACCACCAGGATGCCGTCGACGTCCTTCGGGCCGTGAACCTCCTGCAGAAGGCGATGTCGGAGGTGAGTTAGCATCGGACCGCCCCAGGACGTCTTGCCCCCCAGCAGGCGCGATCCGAGAGGGTCTCCGGCGTGCGAAGTGTGGTCCACCATCATGTGCCaacactggaaaaaaaaagaaagtgttgGAAATGCATTTTCTTTTCCGGCAGACCTATTAATTACTTTAATACTGTTTGACAAGTTCCGTTTACTTGTTTCAGATGGCTCTAGATACCATTAACTATTTCTACacaatatatcacacatataatcCCCGccgcatactcactcactcaactctcacacattcactcattcactcgctaactcactcactctcactgccACGCACTCACCTTATCCGAATTGATAAACTGCGTGAGGGCGTGAGCTTCTCTTGCCAACACAATCGTGCCAACATCCCGCACTGCCCACGCTGACACCAAAGGGTCTCCCAACACACCCCATTTCCAACCGGGTGATCCTGAAACCACCAAGAAATTATCTTCTTACATAATTATTTAAGAACACTTAAAACTGACATTTTCAGccaatatttttaaataattgaCTTTTACGGTGAAAACAAAGGCTTCAGCCTGTAAAACTTtgaacgtattattattattttgtagacacacacacaatatatatatatatatatgtatatatatatatatatatatacatacatatatacatataaacacatttacatatacatacatatatatatacatatgtatatatatataaatacacacaaatacaagtgcTCATGTATGGAACACTTAAATATACAGCAAAGTTCCTCCATCACCTGTGGCCGTCTGGCTATACAGTTGCTCAATGAAAAACGACTCGGTCAATATAACGACCCGAAAAGATGATTCATGCAGTTTGAGAGCGAGATTATGGTGGCTAATGGAAAGCTGCGTTCGTATGGTGGTAATGCATTTTGTTTGTGTAATTCTAAGTGAAtctttctaatatttattttgaGCAGGGAAGACAGATTCCAGGAAAGAATGACGGAGAATGAGCGAAGAAAGAAAAGCCTTAATACAAACAGCTAAACCATTTGTATTAGACTACAGTGCTCCCAATCAATAAATACTGAAACacgaattataaaaaataaatagacgcTAAAATACATACCCAAAAGCAAGAATAAAGAAagcaaatacaaaatacaaattaaaaaaatatatatataaaaaatttactttacttttattatttttagcaaaggcacgtaataacaagaataacatttAAATACTTCAGGCAACTGTAAAGTAAAGACCTCCAcactaaacaataaaaaaaaaaactcaaaacctTATTATAAAAAACTcaaaccctttaaaaaaaactcaaaacctGAAAACAAAACTTAatttcaacaaaataaaaaaaaccaaacCACACTCGAAATACGAGCCAATCAGCGGCGTTACCTTCCTCCCTCGCGGTGACGATCGGCAGTATGGGCAACGGTAGCCGAGTGACGTCACACAGGTCGACGTCGTGTTGGGCGCACACCAGCGAGCACAGGCCGGCGCGCGTCTCGGGGGTCACTCGGGTGTACAGTCGCACCACCCACCCTTTGTACACTTCCTGTGATGCAAGTGGATGGATTAATGGTCGATTTTGTTGTAGAGTGATAcactgtgactgactgactgcctgactgactgactgactgactgactgactgactgactgactgactgattgactatctctcttctgtctcctgtcttctttctctcttactcactcacttccttTTATTCTTACTCTCACCCTCAATTTCAAACTCTATCTCATTATCACCCTCAATTTCAAACTCTATCTCATTATCACCCTCAATTTCAAACTCTATCTCATTATCACCCTCAATTTCAAACTCTATCTCATtatcaccctcacactcaccctcacttcCACTCCaactcgcacacactcactctcactctcactctcaccctcaccctcaccctcaccctcactctcactctcactctcactctcactctcacccttacactcaagctctcactctcactctcactctcactctcacccttacACTCAAGCTCtcagctcactctcactcttaaatAATCCACAGACACTGAGGACAACAATTAATCTTTATTCTCACCACTAAAAGGTACTTATATTGCAGTAAGAGTATGATCAACCTGCAAGATTTTGGCGCCTGGAGTGTATCCACGCCGCTGGTAGGTTTAAGAAAAATAATCTCTtaagaaaactgaaagaaaaaaaaaataataataataacactaaatgaGAATAGggaaactgaaagagaaatagggaaataataaaactgaaagagaaatagggaaataatAAAACTTAATGATAATAGGGAATCAATAAAACTTAATGATAATAGGGAAAAGTGATATATCATAGATTTAGAGATCGAGGAAGGAATTTACATGTGAAGGCTATGAGGAATGACCAGGGAAATGgcaaaatgaggaggaaaagaaaggcaaaTTATAAGGTGCATataataataggaacagtaaTAGACGGAAGGAAAGGCAGTAATCACGGATACAGAACATGGATCTGGGAAAacgaaag from Penaeus chinensis breed Huanghai No. 1 chromosome 30, ASM1920278v2, whole genome shotgun sequence includes the following:
- the LOC125041502 gene encoding uncharacterized protein LOC125041502, giving the protein MTAMRRWSVVWSRRWRAIVWCGLCLLCLCGVLLREALPYLLPTLSDHRTRRCPPSPVDVDGCSSWRPLQIPHPVCACSRRLLVLHDACTDLVTSDASGYLNYVREYFGNSTCSDEATLRGPHQHVVSISLPAAAGEGDLASLNLTVSEIVEVYKGWVVRLYTRVTPETRAGLCSLVCAQHDVDLCDVTRLPLPILPIVTAREEGSPGWKWGVLGDPLVSAWAVRDVGTIVLAREAHALTQFINSDKCWHMMVDHTSHAGDPLGSRLLGGKTSWGGPMLTHLRHRLLQEVHGPKDVDGILVEELLPVMGEDVMTHDSVTCSRTSGALPFPSRRPPGHWVGMPRQKSPLRRPLAAVPKPETTALTTQMPSAGTVAGSRPDEGAIARKVTSPPGKTTSSVQGRRRSSKKPSKGKAEASKSEEPKEDEANEEAGIPVCPVACRPHLHPDWQYC